One region of Roseimicrobium gellanilyticum genomic DNA includes:
- the dnaB gene encoding replicative DNA helicase codes for MPPEKASNVTPFDPNAAQSGGQGFQKGGQGFGQGKPKPPVDINDPTRSQPWDADAEKGVLSCFLHDPTNLLNDAQVNLPDEAFYHPANQLLYKVMKEFNNGTRPVEYIALTNYLRDAGHLDKIGGAGMLSELLNFVPTPAHYGYYKGILRDKHLLRRIIHACTESVQNAYEFNEDVPALLDRVEERVMSVRDDTESRDTIKPLKHHVMEAFDSIEEMLKDPGKLRGIPTGYRKLDGLSNGLQGGEMFVLAARPSMGKTSLVMNMVEHAALTNEVPVAVFSLEMSAVMLVRRLIVARAGVSMSRIMNGMLSREELRAVTRACSDLQKANIFIDETPGLNILDFRAKCRRLKKQHNIGMIAIDYLQLMTAPTKKSDSRQNEIAAISAGIKAVAKELNVPVVVLAQLNRAVESRKGQRPMLSDLRESGSIEQDADMVGLLTRADYAGSKQEDDSKDRKDAEAEDEASKGKGLLIIAKNRNGPTDDVPLKFIAELMRFTEREFDENEKAGGD; via the coding sequence ATGCCACCCGAAAAAGCCTCCAACGTCACGCCATTCGACCCGAATGCAGCGCAATCAGGTGGGCAAGGATTCCAGAAAGGCGGGCAGGGATTTGGGCAGGGCAAGCCGAAGCCGCCGGTAGACATCAATGATCCCACACGCTCCCAGCCCTGGGACGCTGATGCGGAGAAGGGCGTGCTCTCGTGCTTCCTCCACGACCCCACCAACCTGCTGAACGACGCGCAGGTCAATCTCCCGGACGAGGCCTTCTACCATCCGGCGAACCAACTCCTCTACAAGGTGATGAAGGAGTTCAACAACGGCACCCGCCCTGTTGAATACATCGCTCTCACCAACTACCTGCGCGACGCAGGTCACCTCGACAAGATTGGCGGCGCCGGCATGCTTTCCGAGTTGCTGAACTTTGTGCCGACCCCCGCGCACTACGGCTACTACAAGGGCATCCTGCGCGACAAGCATCTGCTGCGCCGCATCATCCACGCCTGCACGGAGAGCGTGCAGAACGCGTACGAGTTCAACGAAGACGTGCCCGCACTGCTCGACCGCGTGGAAGAGCGTGTGATGAGCGTGCGCGATGACACCGAAAGCCGCGACACCATCAAGCCGCTGAAGCACCACGTCATGGAGGCCTTTGACTCCATCGAAGAAATGCTGAAGGACCCCGGCAAGCTCCGCGGCATCCCCACCGGCTACCGCAAGCTGGATGGCCTGAGCAACGGCCTACAGGGCGGCGAAATGTTCGTCCTCGCGGCCCGTCCTTCCATGGGCAAGACCTCGCTCGTGATGAACATGGTGGAGCACGCCGCCCTCACCAACGAGGTGCCGGTTGCCGTCTTCAGTCTGGAAATGAGCGCCGTCATGCTGGTGCGCCGTCTCATTGTGGCGCGCGCCGGTGTCTCCATGAGCCGCATCATGAATGGCATGCTCAGCCGCGAAGAGCTGCGCGCCGTGACCCGCGCGTGCTCGGACCTGCAAAAGGCCAACATCTTCATCGACGAAACTCCCGGCCTCAACATCCTGGACTTCCGCGCCAAATGCCGCCGCCTGAAAAAGCAGCATAACATCGGCATGATTGCCATCGACTACTTGCAGTTGATGACTGCACCCACGAAGAAGTCCGACAGCCGACAAAACGAAATCGCCGCCATCTCCGCCGGTATCAAGGCGGTGGCCAAGGAGCTGAATGTCCCTGTGGTGGTGCTCGCGCAGCTCAACCGCGCTGTGGAGTCACGCAAGGGCCAGCGCCCCATGCTGAGCGACCTTCGTGAGTCCGGCTCCATCGAGCAGGATGCGGACATGGTGGGCCTGCTCACCCGTGCCGACTACGCAGGCTCCAAACAGGAGGATGATTCCAAGGACCGCAAGGACGCCGAGGCCGAGGACGAGGCCAGCAAGGGCAAAGGCCTCCTCATCATCGCCAAGAACCGTAACGGCCCCACGGATGACGTACCGCTGAAGTTCATCGCTGAACTCATGCGCTTCACCGAGCGCGAGTTTGACGAGAACGAAAAGGCGGGTGGGGACTAA